In a genomic window of Penaeus vannamei isolate JL-2024 chromosome 38, ASM4276789v1, whole genome shotgun sequence:
- the LOC138859784 gene encoding nascent polypeptide-associated complex subunit alpha, muscle-specific form-like, whose protein sequence is MWRAAAVALACLLGGLGGAAAGQDGQEKLTWAEVLGVPAPPAPLPTEEYEYEYYYDDDDGEGPAEGAAKDDFFANHDYEYVDTADPSYTPPPPPAEGGEGGGEKTAERRTLDLLYHWFLSDPKKPSRPSLIEEVFRTIDNHIIEDLREWNANAFPHLPKTPGHGAGHDHGARATKGAPAAQEDTLLVTDEQGREHVVTIDDIVTSLGHLDEQTLTELLLGPPAPADKRSSVALPSPPALPQGTSLVPVLVPKPMPAFVLQEKQQQPVLLRALEASPGELARPVRHTGPAKGAPAGPPKAAAALLAEQGDDVFVVQDEQGGVQVVTLQDILASLSALDSGSVNQLLFGEGLGVAPQLPLPSAAGHDAAAAAAVPPAAAHPNAASKKVTPSAAPSPPPTPAPAPTPKPTPPPAAPSVSTDFDGNLHVRARPGSVAVDLRSHDWAARAAGQRQAPAEGGPEGGHVRRDGNGDIHISPAPGRPFALDVHSIIALAEQAEQEAQAARAGAGKSVPSKSTRNRLAGSPAKGGEELPSRGQELLSFLAGVDALPTAIPASPPPTPAPAPTVAPALSHQLLLQALGRPQPTTPAPAPTPSPPASGGLGATLTSFLSRLVGGSTEQPAAPQVAAAAPKPAAPLTPQQEYIQLVLRQQKRHAAENVFGDVVIPLPKPIHHRAPPPAAAAPVKREAVPSGAQAKAAAEEEEEEGPAPLLAGLSPRVLDTLRHQLQDVPHFVPPALRRAAAPSPQPAADARADDVPENEVQRLATSPLESLASYASSFVPSPTPAPSSPSSVPQLLSKLPSESLRKLLLQALQKKSSASAPDPPAVRAPRIPDKPQDRSSYAELPDYSSLGGGYGGGEGYGGGDENPLFDVYFLADATSLYKIGDTNLSLKTPKIGSPKNFVDTRHPYGYHYDYHHHGHHQQSYGHHQPSYGYPATYGYH, encoded by the coding sequence ATGTGGCGGGCGGCAGCGGTGGCGCTGGCCTGCCTCCTGGGCGGGCTCGGGGGCGCCGCGGCGGGCCAAGACGGCCAGGAGAAGCTCACGTGGGCGGAGGTGCTAGGGGTccccgccccccctgcccccctgcccacGGAGGAGTACGAGTACGAGTACtactacgacgacgacgacggcgaggGCCCGGCGGAGGGGGCCGCCAAGGACGACTTCTTCGCCAACCACGACTACGAGTACGTGGACACCGCCGACCCGTCgtacacgccgccgccgccgcccgcggaggggggggagggcggcgggGAGAAGACGGCGGAGCGGCGCACGCTGGACCTGCTGTACCACTGGTTCCTGAGCGACCCCAAGAAGCCGTCGCGGCCGTCGCTGATCGAGGAGGTCTTCCGCACCATCGACAACCACATCATCGAGGACCTGCGCGAGTGGAACGCCAACGCCTTCCCGCACCTGCCCAAGACGCCCGGCCACGGCGCCGGCCACGACCACGGCGCCCGCGCCACCAAGGGCGCGCCCGCCGCCCAGGAGGACACGCTGCTGGTGACCGACGAGCAAGGGCGCGAACACGTGGTCACCATCGACGACATCGTGACGTCGCTCGGGCACCTGGACGAGCAGACGCTGACGGAGCTCCTGCTgggcccgcccgcgcccgccgacAAGAGGTCCTCCGTGGCGCTGCCGTCGCCGCCCGCGCTGCCCCAGGGCACCAGCCTCGTGCCGGTGCTCGTGCCCAAGCCCATGCCGGCCTTCGTCCTgcaggagaagcagcagcagcccgTCCTCCTGCGCGCCCTGGAGGCCTCGCCGGGGGAGCTGGCGCGCCCGGTGCGCCACACCGGCCCCGCCAAGGGCGCCCCCGCGGGCCCGCCGAAGGCCGCGGCGGCGCTGCTGGCAGAGCAGGGCGACGACGTGTTCGTGGTGCAGGATGAGCAGGGCGGCGTGCAGGTGGTGACGCTGCAGGACATCCTGGCGTCGCTCTCCGCCCTCGACTCCGGCAGCGTGAACCAGCTGCTCTTCGGCGAGGGCCTCGGCGTGGCGCCTCAGCTGCCCCTGCCCTCGGCCGCCGGCCACGACGCGGCGGCCGCGGCGGCCGTGCCTCCTGCCGCAGCTCACCCCAACGCCGCCAGCAAGAAGGTCACTCCTAGCGCTGctccgtccccccctcccacccccgcccccgcccccacgcccaagCCCACGCCCCCTCCCGCGGCGCCCTCCGTCAGCACCGACTTCGACGGCAACCTGCACGTGCGGGCGCGGCCGGGCTCCGTGGCCGTCGACCTGCGGAGTCACGactgggcggcgcgggcggccggCCAGCGGCAGGCGCCCGCGGAGGGCGGCCCCGAGGGCGGGCACGTGCGGCGCGACGGCAACGGCGACATCCACATCAGCCCGGCGCCCGGACGCCCCTTCGCCCTCGACGTGCACAGCATCATCGCCCTCGCCGAGCAGGCCGAGCAGGAGGCGCAGGCGGCGCGGGCCGGCGCGGGGAAGAGCGTCCCCAGCAAGAGCACCCGCAACCGCCTGGCGGGCAGCCCGGCCAAGGGCGGCGAGGAGCTGCCCAGCCGCGGCCAGGAGCTCCTGTCCTTCCTGGCGGGCGTGGACGCCCTCCCCACCGCCATCCCGGccagcccccctcccacccccgcccccgcccccacggTCGCGCCCGCCCTCAGCCACCAACTCCTCCTGCAGGCCCTGGGGCGCCCCCAGCCCACgacgcccgcccccgcccccaccccgagCCCCCCCGCCTCCGGGGGCCTTGGCGCCACGCTCACCAGCTTCCTGTCGCGGCTGGTGGGCGGCAGCACGGAGCAGCCGGCGGCTCcgcaggtggcggcggcggcaccTAAGCCCGCGGCGCCCCTCACGCCCCAGCAGGAGTACATCCAGCTGGTCCTGCGGCAGCAGAAGCGCCACGCCGCGGAGAACGTGTTCGGCGACGTGGTGATCCCTCTGCCGAAGCCCATCCACCACCGCGCGCCGCCGCCGGCCGCCGCGGCGCCCGTGAAGCGCGAGGCGGTGCCCAGCGGCGCCCAGGcgaaggcggcggcggaggaggaggaggaggaggggccggCGCCGCTGCTGGCCGGCCTGTCCCCGCGCGTCCTCGACACGCTGCGCCACCAGCTGCAGGACGTGCCGCACTTCGTGCCGCCCGCCCTCCGCCGTGCCGCAGCCCCCTCGCCGCAGCCCGCCGCGGACGCCAGGGCGGACGACGTCCCCGAGAACGAGGTCCAGAGGCTGGCGACGTCGCCCTTGGAGTCGCTCGCCTCGtacgcctcctccttcgtcccctcccccacccccgccccctcctccccctcctctgtcccgCAGCTGCTCTCCAAACTCCCCTCAGAATCCCTGCGGAAGCTTCTCCTGCAGGCGCTGCAGAAGAAGAGCAGCGCCTCCGCCCCCGACCCGCCGGCCGTCCGCGCCCCCCGCATTCCCGACAAACCCCAGGACCGCAGCTCGTACGCCGAACTGCCCGACTACAGCAGCCTCGGCGGGGGCTACGGGGGCGGCGAAGGCTACGGGGGCGGCGACGAGAACCCGCTCTTCGACGTGTACTTCCTGGCCGACGCCACGTCCCTCTACAAGATCGGCGACACCAACCTCTCCCTCAAGACGCCCAAGATCGGCAGCCCCAAGAACTTCGTGGACACGCGCCACCCCTACGGCTACCACTACGACTACCACCACCATGGCCACCACCAGCAGAGCTACGGCCACCACCAACCGAGCTACGGCTACCCTGCCACCTACGGCTACCACTAG